A window of Bacteroidia bacterium contains these coding sequences:
- a CDS encoding type II toxin-antitoxin system VapC family toxin, translating to MNLLLDTHTVIWFFENDRQLSSTARELLEEPSNEAFISIASFWEMAIKVNLRKLTLQKPLEETIKHILQKDFQLLPIKVEHTILVSRLPLHHRDPFDRILVAQSLSENLKFISKDSIFPEYGAERVW from the coding sequence TTGAACCTCCTTCTGGATACGCACACGGTTATTTGGTTTTTCGAGAATGATAGACAACTCTCCTCTACAGCAAGGGAGTTGTTAGAAGAACCATCTAATGAAGCTTTCATCAGCATCGCAAGCTTCTGGGAGATGGCAATTAAAGTGAACCTGCGAAAGCTGACACTTCAAAAGCCGCTCGAAGAGACAATAAAACATATCCTTCAAAAGGATTTTCAGCTTCTGCCGATAAAAGTGGAGCATACCATACTGGTTTCACGATTGCCGCTCCATCACCGCGACCCATTCGACCGGATATTAGTCGCTCAATCTCTTTCAGAAAACTTGAAGTTCATCAGTAAAGACAGTATTTTCCCTGAATATGGGGCGGAGCGGGTTTGGTGA
- a CDS encoding DUF2281 domain-containing protein, with amino-acid sequence MDNLLYKKIELLPEELKKEVLDFVEFLLNKAKKEKTPVPDKTRGKSPRKAGSLKGTFKMAPDFDEPLDDFKEYMY; translated from the coding sequence ATGGACAACCTGCTATATAAAAAAATTGAATTGCTGCCTGAAGAACTTAAGAAGGAAGTCTTGGATTTCGTGGAATTTCTTCTCAACAAAGCAAAAAAGGAGAAAACCCCAGTCCCGGATAAAACAAGGGGAAAATCACCCAGAAAAGCGGGCTCGCTAAAAGGCACCTTTAAAATGGCTCCTGACTTTGATGAACCATTAGACGACTTTAAAGAATACATGTATTGA
- a CDS encoding Uma2 family endonuclease produces MGYTVENDKLIKVNEPDLSGTYTAGDYITWKFEEMVELVRGKIFRMTGPGFNHQDLVGRLHLIFGNSLKGNPCRVVLSPVDVYLDAPQNDYRKAKNVFQPDLCIVCAFSKIRKFGIVGAPDFVIEILSPSTQKKDMTLKFEEYQKYGVKEYWIVNPMEKWVSVNYLNDSGKYYSWPPKAAGENISPQQFPEVEVELDALFEGLLE; encoded by the coding sequence ATGGGATACACGGTTGAGAATGATAAACTGATTAAGGTTAACGAGCCTGACCTTTCCGGAACGTACACCGCAGGCGATTACATTACCTGGAAATTCGAGGAGATGGTGGAGCTTGTTCGCGGAAAAATTTTCAGGATGACGGGACCGGGATTTAACCATCAGGATTTGGTGGGTCGCCTGCACCTGATATTCGGTAATTCCCTGAAGGGCAATCCCTGCCGGGTGGTGCTAAGCCCGGTAGACGTTTATCTTGATGCACCTCAGAACGATTATCGCAAGGCTAAAAACGTCTTCCAGCCAGACCTGTGCATCGTCTGTGCTTTCTCAAAAATCAGGAAATTCGGAATTGTAGGGGCGCCTGATTTCGTCATCGAAATTCTTTCGCCAAGTACTCAAAAAAAGGATATGACACTAAAATTTGAAGAATACCAAAAGTATGGTGTAAAGGAATATTGGATAGTAAATCCGATGGAGAAATGGGTCAGCGTCAATTATCTGAATGACAGTGGAAAATACTATTCTTGGCCCCCAAAGGCAGCAGGAGAAAACATTTCCCCGCAGCAATTCCCGGAAGTTGAGGTGGAGTTGGATGCGTTGTTTGAAGGGTTGCTGGAATAG